A genomic window from Rhodococcus sp. KBS0724 includes:
- a CDS encoding TetR/AcrR family transcriptional regulator: MARWENEHKTSEQVREIKRQAVLKEASRAFGRKGYHNTSLDDVARSLNIAKGTLYNYVRDKQEILFECHKEALDIGDAAMEHSSLATTGAEQLRLAIRYYLERIAENLGACAALLEVDALRPADRKEAVERRRGFELSLSAMVERGVADGSLKAALDPLLVVRTVMGAINWIPRWYDPERDQSPAELSVEMSGMLLDGLTAS; encoded by the coding sequence ATGGCCCGCTGGGAGAATGAACACAAAACGAGTGAGCAGGTCCGCGAGATCAAGCGTCAAGCTGTCTTGAAAGAGGCCTCTCGCGCATTCGGGCGAAAGGGGTACCACAACACGTCCCTCGACGACGTCGCTCGCTCGCTCAACATCGCCAAGGGCACGCTCTACAACTATGTGCGGGACAAGCAGGAAATTCTGTTCGAGTGCCACAAGGAAGCGCTCGACATCGGTGACGCAGCGATGGAGCACTCGTCTCTCGCCACTACCGGTGCAGAGCAACTTCGGCTTGCGATCAGGTATTACCTGGAGCGGATTGCGGAGAACCTGGGTGCCTGCGCCGCACTGTTGGAAGTCGACGCCTTGCGGCCCGCTGACCGGAAGGAAGCGGTCGAGCGCAGGCGCGGATTCGAACTGAGCCTCTCGGCCATGGTCGAGAGGGGAGTCGCGGACGGCAGTCTCAAAGCCGCCCTCGACCCTCTACTCGTCGTGCGCACCGTGATGGGAGCCATCAACTGGATTCCGCGCTGGTACGACCCGGAGCGGGACCAGTCGCCGGCGGAACTCTCGGTCGAGATGTCCGGGATGTTGCTCGACGGCTTGACTGCCTCCTGA